The following proteins are co-located in the Spirosoma montaniterrae genome:
- a CDS encoding DUF4386 domain-containing protein translates to MAPINTLTYINRRNAVATGICFILAAVTSIAGKLLYAPVLANPEYLTISIVQANGVILGAVFELMLAVTAIGTGLFMYPFLRAVNESLGLGYVFFRALEVVFILIGLVSVLALISLSKAFIGASQPDIGHFESVGATLRGIHGWTFILGPNFMLGVNTILYSYVFLVSRLLPKPIALLGLTAAALILAVSLLELFGIVQQVSAMGFLLAFPIFLYEMTVAVWLIRRGFNLSCLQPNVLS, encoded by the coding sequence ATGGCTCCTATCAATACACTCACTTATATCAACAGAAGAAACGCCGTGGCCACGGGGATTTGCTTCATTTTGGCAGCCGTTACGTCAATTGCAGGCAAGTTGCTGTACGCTCCGGTTCTGGCAAATCCTGAGTACCTGACGATAAGCATAGTACAGGCGAACGGGGTTATTTTGGGGGCCGTTTTTGAGTTGATGCTGGCCGTTACAGCCATCGGCACTGGCCTGTTTATGTATCCGTTTCTTCGGGCCGTGAACGAAAGTCTGGGACTGGGCTACGTGTTTTTCAGAGCGCTGGAAGTGGTGTTTATTTTGATTGGATTGGTCAGCGTGCTGGCATTAATTAGTTTGAGCAAGGCATTCATAGGCGCTTCCCAGCCCGATATAGGCCATTTTGAATCGGTCGGGGCAACCCTCCGAGGCATTCACGGCTGGACATTTATTTTGGGGCCTAATTTTATGCTGGGTGTCAATACGATCCTGTACAGCTACGTATTTCTTGTTTCCCGTCTTTTGCCCAAACCCATCGCCCTGCTGGGCCTGACGGCGGCAGCGTTAATCCTTGCCGTGTCGCTCCTCGAACTATTTGGCATCGTCCAACAAGTGTCGGCGATGGGCTTTCTGCTGGCTTTCCCCATCTTCCTCTACGAAATGACGGTCGCCGTATGGCTTATTCGAAGAGGATTCAATCTGTCCTGTTTACAACCAAACGTACTTAGCTAA
- a CDS encoding acyl-CoA dehydrogenase family protein — MDDLLTAEHKLVRSAVRDFVRREISPIADDYAQRSEFPRQLVPKFGQIGAFGPTIPVKYGGGGLDQISYGLMTQEIERGDSGCRSCVSVQSSLVMYPIWAFGSEAQKQKYLPRLAKGELLGCFGLTEPNHGSDPGSLESGFSEYSDYYLLNGSKLWITNACIADIAIVWAKNDQGKIRALIVERGMDGFSTPEIKNKWSLRASVTGELVFRDVRVPKENILPDAYGLKHALKCLDQARYGIAWGALGAAMECYEVARRYALERIQFRKPIASFQLIQKKLAEMLTDITQAQLLCWRLGMLKNEDKATTAQISMAKRNNVEIALRTAREARQILGGMGISGDFPIMRHLMNLEAVSTYEGTHDIHLLILGAEITGIPAYK, encoded by the coding sequence ATGGACGACCTGCTCACCGCCGAGCATAAATTGGTTCGGTCGGCAGTGCGCGACTTTGTCCGGCGCGAAATTTCGCCCATTGCCGACGACTACGCCCAACGTTCCGAATTTCCCCGGCAGTTAGTACCGAAATTTGGTCAGATTGGCGCATTTGGCCCAACCATCCCGGTGAAATACGGCGGGGGCGGGCTGGATCAGATCAGCTACGGCCTGATGACGCAGGAAATTGAGCGGGGCGATTCGGGTTGCCGGTCGTGCGTGTCGGTGCAGAGTTCATTGGTAATGTATCCGATCTGGGCCTTCGGTTCCGAAGCGCAGAAGCAAAAATACCTGCCCCGGCTGGCGAAGGGTGAACTGCTCGGCTGTTTCGGCCTGACCGAACCCAACCACGGCTCCGACCCCGGCAGCTTAGAATCGGGCTTCAGCGAATACAGCGATTATTACCTGCTCAACGGCTCGAAACTCTGGATTACCAACGCCTGCATCGCCGACATTGCCATTGTGTGGGCCAAAAACGATCAGGGCAAAATCAGGGCGTTGATTGTTGAACGCGGGATGGACGGGTTTTCGACTCCCGAAATCAAGAACAAATGGTCGCTGCGGGCCAGCGTTACGGGCGAACTCGTTTTTCGCGACGTGCGGGTGCCCAAAGAAAATATTCTGCCCGACGCGTATGGGCTGAAGCACGCGCTCAAATGTCTCGATCAGGCCCGTTACGGCATTGCCTGGGGCGCGTTGGGAGCCGCGATGGAGTGCTACGAAGTGGCTCGCCGGTACGCCCTCGAACGGATTCAGTTTCGCAAACCGATTGCCAGTTTTCAGTTGATTCAGAAGAAGTTAGCCGAAATGCTGACCGACATCACGCAGGCGCAACTGCTGTGCTGGCGGCTCGGTATGCTCAAAAACGAAGACAAAGCGACTACGGCGCAAATCTCGATGGCCAAGCGCAACAATGTTGAGATAGCACTGCGCACGGCCCGCGAAGCCCGGCAGATTCTGGGCGGCATGGGCATTTCGGGCGATTTTCCGATTATGCGCCACCTGATGAATCTGGAAGCCGTGAGTACCTACGAAGGCACCCACGACATCCATCTGCTGATTCTGGGAGCCGAAATTACCGGCATTCCGGCGTATAAATAA
- a CDS encoding GNAT family N-acetyltransferase produces MNLTDATVTDNRHHHRFELKLDGKLSIIQYQPVDDETLALLHTEVDPSLEGQGVGSHLVNGVLEYADRNGLKIVPLCPFVSAYLKRHPDWQRVVSTAYSVDDF; encoded by the coding sequence ATGAACCTGACCGACGCAACCGTTACCGATAATCGACACCATCACCGCTTCGAGCTAAAACTCGATGGCAAGCTGTCCATCATCCAATACCAACCCGTTGACGACGAGACGCTGGCGTTGCTGCACACCGAAGTCGACCCCAGTTTAGAGGGGCAGGGAGTTGGCTCTCATTTGGTAAACGGTGTGCTGGAATACGCCGACCGCAACGGCCTGAAGATTGTGCCGCTCTGCCCCTTCGTAAGCGCGTACCTCAAACGCCACCCCGACTGGCAGCGGGTGGTCTCAACGGCCTACAGCGTAGACGATTTTTAG
- a CDS encoding response regulator transcription factor yields MNEQNSIQEIVFRYMSQFVFDEAELDESLIARHAQSLQVLADVTNSGVQIFDHCHKKIVFFSSNFGKTLGYDPASYEGQNYHFFEAKIHPDEKRQLALRGVSVLKLFGAFSKTEKLAHKAIYEYRMLNSENNYVRLVEQYQVLEVDARGQIWLMFSLVDISPNQEPDSGVKCQILNFNTGHFIPVEIEQKPQLELTRRELEILKLVKQGYLSKEISDKLAISVHTVNTHRYRFLEKLGANNSFEAVAFAAKYGLLD; encoded by the coding sequence ATGAATGAACAGAATAGCATTCAGGAGATTGTTTTTCGATATATGAGCCAATTCGTGTTTGACGAAGCCGAGTTAGACGAGTCGCTTATTGCCAGACATGCCCAATCGCTACAGGTGCTGGCCGACGTGACCAATTCGGGGGTGCAGATATTCGACCATTGCCACAAAAAAATAGTTTTTTTCTCCTCCAACTTCGGCAAAACACTGGGCTATGATCCGGCGAGTTACGAAGGTCAGAACTACCACTTTTTTGAAGCGAAAATCCATCCCGACGAAAAACGGCAACTGGCCCTGCGGGGCGTTTCGGTGTTAAAATTATTTGGTGCCTTTTCCAAGACGGAAAAACTGGCTCATAAAGCCATCTATGAGTACCGGATGCTCAACAGCGAGAACAACTATGTCCGGCTTGTGGAGCAGTATCAGGTGCTGGAGGTGGACGCACGGGGGCAGATATGGCTCATGTTTAGTCTGGTCGATATCTCGCCTAATCAGGAACCCGACAGTGGGGTGAAATGTCAGATTCTGAACTTCAACACGGGTCATTTTATTCCGGTTGAGATCGAGCAAAAACCCCAGTTGGAATTAACCAGACGGGAGCTGGAAATTCTCAAATTAGTCAAACAGGGTTATTTGAGCAAAGAGATATCCGATAAACTCGCTATCAGCGTACATACGGTCAACACGCACCGATATCGGTTTCTGGAAAAACTGGGCGCGAATAATTCCTTCGAGGCCGTCGCATTTGCCGCTAAGTACGGGCTTCTGGACTAG
- a CDS encoding ethanolamine ammonia-lyase subunit EutB — MPYRHTVRQTTYLFDDLRTLLARATPLRSGDELAGVAAQSAEERVAAQMALAELPLTTFLNEALVPYEQDEVTRLIIDSHDAGAFAPIRHLTVGDFRNFLLSHQATTQTLQQLQPGLTPEMVAAVSKLMRNQDLIAVAAKCEVITAFRNTIGLRGRLSTRLQPNHPTDDLRGIAASIVDGLLYGSGDAVIGINPATDHVQTTVRLLTMLDSIRERFAIPTQTCVLSHLTTTIQAIEQGAPVDLAFQSIGGTEGVNASFGVNLALLREGLEATRSLKRGTLGQNVMYFETGQGSALSANAHHGMDQQTAETRAYAVARAFEPLLVNSVVGFIGPEYLFDGRQIIRAGLEDHFCGKLLGLPMGMDICYTNHAEADQNDIDTLLTLLGTAGITFIMGIPGADDVMLHYQSTSFHDALYIRNLLNLRPAPEFDNWLQTMGLFDDSGRLLPVSAGHRLLTGPLFGT; from the coding sequence ATGCCCTATCGTCATACCGTTCGCCAGACAACTTACCTGTTCGATGACCTGCGCACACTGCTGGCGCGGGCAACGCCGTTGCGGTCGGGCGATGAACTGGCGGGCGTAGCGGCCCAATCGGCGGAGGAGCGGGTGGCGGCTCAGATGGCCCTCGCCGAACTGCCCCTCACTACATTTCTCAACGAAGCACTCGTGCCCTACGAGCAGGACGAAGTAACGCGGCTCATTATCGACAGCCACGATGCCGGGGCTTTCGCACCGATTCGGCACCTGACCGTAGGGGATTTTCGCAATTTCCTGCTGAGTCATCAGGCCACTACGCAAACGCTTCAGCAACTGCAACCGGGCCTGACGCCGGAAATGGTAGCGGCTGTATCGAAGCTGATGCGAAATCAGGATTTGATTGCCGTAGCCGCTAAATGTGAGGTAATTACGGCGTTTCGGAACACCATCGGTTTGCGCGGGCGGCTCAGCACACGGCTCCAGCCGAACCACCCTACCGACGATTTGCGGGGTATTGCGGCCAGTATAGTCGATGGGCTGCTCTACGGCTCCGGCGATGCGGTCATCGGCATCAACCCCGCCACCGACCACGTACAGACCACCGTCCGGCTGCTCACCATGCTCGACTCTATCCGCGAACGCTTCGCCATTCCCACGCAAACCTGCGTACTGAGCCACCTGACCACAACGATACAGGCCATCGAGCAGGGCGCACCGGTCGATCTGGCCTTTCAGAGCATCGGCGGCACCGAGGGCGTAAATGCGTCGTTTGGCGTAAATCTGGCCCTGTTGCGCGAAGGGCTGGAAGCTACCCGGTCGCTGAAACGGGGTACGCTGGGGCAGAACGTGATGTATTTTGAGACGGGGCAGGGGAGTGCGCTCTCGGCCAATGCCCACCACGGCATGGATCAGCAAACCGCCGAAACGCGGGCCTACGCCGTAGCGCGGGCGTTTGAGCCGCTGTTGGTGAATTCGGTGGTTGGGTTTATCGGACCGGAGTATTTGTTCGATGGTCGGCAGATTATCCGGGCGGGGCTGGAAGATCACTTTTGCGGCAAACTGCTGGGGCTGCCGATGGGTATGGATATTTGCTACACCAACCACGCTGAAGCCGATCAGAACGACATCGATACGCTTCTGACGCTGCTCGGCACGGCGGGCATCACCTTTATCATGGGTATTCCCGGTGCCGACGACGTGATGCTGCACTACCAGAGTACCAGTTTTCACGATGCCCTCTACATCCGCAACCTGCTCAATCTGCGACCTGCCCCCGAATTCGACAACTGGCTCCAGACAATGGGCCTGTTCGACGATTCGGGCCGATTGCTGCCCGTGTCGGCGGGGCATCGGCTACTAACAGGGCCGCTATTCGGAACGTAG
- a CDS encoding helix-turn-helix transcriptional regulator, protein MNRLDRLTAILIHLQTKRVVKAQELADRFQISLRTVYRDVRSLEEAGVPIGAEAGVGYFLTDYHLPPVMFSNVEASALLFGAKLVEKWGDESVQTAFESALYKIKSVLKRPDQEHLDDLGPKVLIARHRNSAPAQPGGWLNSIQQAIARHQVLELCYQSYEKPESIREVEPVGLYHYSMNWHLIAYCRNRQDYRDFRLDRIRQLTNTGERFAHRDRLTLRQYLDRARVMDMPLINVRVVFPKSVARYVQEQRYSWGFQGEDDLGDSVRLHLCTPYLEGLGRWLLSYGDAVTIEAPDELHGLMRLLVKEVSDHYAEALVPA, encoded by the coding sequence ATGAACCGACTCGACCGCCTGACGGCCATTTTGATTCATCTGCAAACCAAGCGCGTCGTAAAAGCGCAGGAACTCGCCGACCGGTTTCAAATCAGCCTGCGGACGGTCTACCGCGACGTGCGGTCGCTCGAAGAAGCGGGGGTTCCAATCGGGGCCGAAGCCGGCGTGGGCTACTTCCTGACCGACTACCACCTGCCGCCCGTTATGTTCTCCAATGTCGAAGCCAGTGCGCTGCTGTTTGGGGCCAAATTAGTCGAGAAATGGGGCGACGAATCGGTGCAGACAGCCTTTGAATCAGCCTTGTACAAGATTAAGTCGGTACTGAAACGACCCGATCAGGAACACCTGGACGATCTTGGCCCGAAGGTGCTGATTGCCCGGCACCGCAACAGCGCACCCGCGCAACCGGGCGGCTGGCTCAACAGCATTCAGCAGGCCATTGCGCGGCATCAGGTGCTGGAGTTGTGCTATCAGAGCTACGAAAAGCCCGAAAGCATCCGTGAGGTAGAACCCGTGGGCCTGTATCATTATAGTATGAACTGGCACCTGATTGCCTACTGCCGCAACCGGCAGGATTACCGCGATTTTCGGCTGGATCGCATCCGGCAGTTGACCAATACCGGCGAACGATTCGCCCATCGCGACCGGCTTACGCTCCGCCAGTACCTCGACCGGGCGCGGGTGATGGACATGCCTTTGATCAATGTGCGGGTCGTGTTTCCCAAATCGGTGGCCCGGTATGTGCAGGAGCAGCGATATAGCTGGGGGTTTCAGGGCGAAGACGACCTCGGCGACAGCGTCCGGCTTCACCTCTGCACACCCTACCTCGAAGGTTTGGGCCGGTGGCTCCTCTCCTACGGCGACGCCGTGACCATCGAAGCTCCCGACGAACTCCACGGCCTGATGCGATTGCTGGTCAAAGAAGTCAGCGATCATTACGCCGAAGCACTCGTACCCGCCTGA
- a CDS encoding SAM-dependent methyltransferase has protein sequence MPFELSTTVPWGRNLNEYRAMFNLRDEDLNKRIVSVGDGPASFNAEMTQLRKNVVSIDPIYKFSTAELRQRIMETKDVVIEQTKNNLQKFVWTKIKTIEELATIRLAAMNHFLEDFEKGKRAFRYVDHEMPARTAFGNASFDLGLSSHFLLLYSQLGLDFHLATLTEMLRICNQVRIFPILNLNAEQSELVADLIKHLESDFIIEIVNVDYEFQKNGNQMLQLTHK, from the coding sequence ATGCCATTCGAACTAAGCACTACCGTTCCCTGGGGACGCAACCTGAATGAATACAGAGCCATGTTCAATCTCCGCGACGAAGACCTAAACAAGCGGATTGTTAGTGTTGGCGATGGACCGGCAAGTTTTAATGCTGAAATGACGCAGCTACGAAAAAACGTTGTTTCTATCGACCCCATTTATAAATTCTCTACTGCTGAGCTTAGACAACGAATCATGGAGACAAAAGATGTTGTGATTGAGCAGACCAAAAATAATCTCCAAAAGTTTGTCTGGACAAAGATCAAAACGATCGAAGAACTGGCAACGATTCGTTTAGCAGCGATGAACCATTTTCTGGAAGATTTCGAGAAAGGAAAACGAGCGTTTCGCTATGTAGATCACGAAATGCCTGCCAGAACTGCCTTCGGGAATGCCTCGTTCGACTTAGGCTTAAGTTCGCATTTTCTACTGCTGTACTCTCAATTGGGATTGGACTTTCACCTGGCTACCCTAACGGAAATGCTGAGGATATGCAATCAGGTTCGGATATTTCCCATCTTGAATTTAAACGCCGAACAGTCCGAACTGGTGGCCGACTTGATAAAGCACCTGGAATCCGACTTCATCATTGAAATTGTGAATGTAGATTATGAATTTCAAAAAAATGGGAATCAGATGCTGCAACTCACCCACAAGTAG
- a CDS encoding TonB-dependent receptor, producing the protein MIRFTLTFLFATFLTTVRAQFTQTIRGSVLDEASKKPIAFASIVILNTTPFIGASTDETGTFLINNVPVGRYDLQVTVVGYEPAIVREVTVGSGKQTFLTIHLNENVALLNEISVKPRVSKERPLNTMATVSAKMLSVEEAKRYAGGFDDPARLASVIAGVAGNMGDNGIIVRGNAPKFLQWRMEGVEIPSPNHFGDLNYLGGGILTALSSQMLTNSDFLTGAFPAEYNNALSGVFDVTMRTGSNQKRESTIQLGVLGLENASEGPFKKGGRSSYLYNYRYATLALLKPLLPEDAESITYQDLSFKMNFPTRRAGTFSVWGMGFRDGASAKPKKNRNEWTYPDDNEDNVIRQSTGVVGVGHTYIFKDDAYWKTTVTATANEVDWTTQKMDNALELRPYSKIANTNWNGILSSYLNKKFSTRHTNRTGITLNSMHYDILLNKARNGGDVPQDIVNANGQSMLLSGYSSSSIYLTNKLVMNAGVNAQLFTLNNRYTVEPRIGVRHQINANHILGLAYGLHSRLEKLNYYFNNSLTTGEKAVNKTLDFSKAHHLVLSYDWNLSELVHLKIEPYYQQLFSIPVIPDSSFSFINLQSDLFFGEKLQNTGVGRNYGIDLMLEKYVSKGYYYLLSGSLFNAEYKGGDGIWRNTRFNRRYVVNFLIGKEWATGRAKQNTLSLNTRLSYQGGNWYSPVDETASVKAKMVVYDETNAFSLQSDPLLHVHFTAIYRINRKKRTSEIALKLLNLTQQPDFRGHLFNQLANTVDQERPTLSIPNLSYKVEF; encoded by the coding sequence ATGATACGTTTCACCCTTACCTTCCTCTTTGCGACTTTTTTAACCACCGTTCGCGCTCAGTTCACTCAAACCATTCGCGGCTCTGTCCTCGACGAGGCTTCCAAAAAACCAATTGCTTTTGCGTCAATTGTCATCCTGAATACAACCCCATTTATTGGCGCATCCACCGATGAAACCGGTACGTTCTTGATAAATAATGTACCCGTGGGTCGGTACGACCTACAGGTTACGGTGGTGGGCTACGAACCAGCCATCGTGCGCGAGGTTACGGTTGGGTCGGGCAAGCAGACCTTCCTGACGATTCACCTCAATGAAAATGTAGCCTTACTCAATGAGATATCGGTAAAACCACGTGTGAGTAAAGAGCGGCCCCTCAACACGATGGCCACAGTCAGTGCCAAAATGCTGAGTGTCGAAGAAGCCAAACGCTATGCCGGTGGGTTCGATGATCCGGCCCGGCTCGCTTCAGTCATAGCGGGCGTGGCGGGTAATATGGGCGACAACGGCATCATCGTGCGGGGTAATGCCCCCAAGTTTCTGCAATGGCGGATGGAGGGCGTCGAGATTCCCAGCCCCAACCATTTCGGCGACCTCAACTACCTCGGCGGGGGCATTCTGACGGCCCTCAGCAGCCAAATGCTGACCAATTCCGATTTCCTGACGGGGGCCTTCCCGGCGGAATACAACAACGCCTTGTCGGGCGTGTTCGATGTGACGATGCGGACGGGCAGCAACCAGAAACGCGAAAGCACCATCCAGTTGGGAGTCTTGGGGCTGGAAAATGCTTCCGAAGGCCCGTTTAAAAAAGGCGGACGCTCGTCGTATCTCTACAATTACCGGTACGCGACGCTGGCACTGCTAAAGCCGCTCCTGCCCGAAGATGCTGAAAGCATTACGTACCAGGACCTGTCGTTCAAGATGAATTTCCCCACACGTAGGGCCGGTACGTTCTCGGTCTGGGGGATGGGCTTCCGGGACGGGGCGAGTGCAAAGCCAAAGAAGAACCGGAACGAATGGACATACCCCGACGATAACGAAGACAACGTCATCCGGCAGTCGACGGGCGTGGTGGGCGTTGGCCATACGTACATCTTTAAAGACGACGCTTACTGGAAAACAACCGTAACCGCCACGGCCAACGAGGTTGATTGGACCACGCAGAAAATGGATAATGCACTGGAGTTAAGGCCCTACAGCAAAATAGCTAACACCAACTGGAACGGCATTCTATCGTCTTACCTGAATAAGAAATTCAGCACACGGCACACTAACCGGACGGGAATTACGCTCAACAGTATGCACTACGACATCCTGCTCAATAAAGCCCGCAACGGTGGAGACGTACCCCAGGACATTGTAAACGCCAACGGGCAGAGTATGCTGCTTTCAGGCTACAGTAGCTCCTCGATCTACCTGACAAACAAATTAGTGATGAATGCCGGAGTGAACGCCCAGTTGTTTACACTGAATAACCGCTACACCGTGGAGCCGAGAATTGGGGTTCGGCATCAGATTAACGCGAACCACATCCTGGGCTTGGCTTATGGATTGCACAGCCGACTGGAGAAGCTGAACTACTATTTTAACAATTCGCTCACAACGGGCGAGAAAGCGGTTAATAAAACCCTCGACTTCTCGAAAGCGCATCACCTCGTTCTCAGCTACGACTGGAACCTCTCTGAACTGGTCCACCTGAAAATTGAGCCATATTACCAGCAATTGTTTTCGATTCCGGTCATCCCCGATAGCTCGTTTTCGTTCATCAACCTGCAAAGCGACCTGTTCTTCGGCGAGAAGTTGCAAAACACGGGCGTGGGCCGAAACTACGGTATTGACCTGATGCTCGAAAAATACGTGTCGAAAGGCTATTACTATCTGCTGTCGGGATCGTTGTTCAACGCCGAATACAAAGGGGGCGACGGTATCTGGCGAAATACCCGTTTTAACCGCCGGTACGTGGTCAATTTCTTGATCGGGAAAGAGTGGGCCACGGGCAGGGCTAAGCAAAATACCCTCAGTTTGAATACCCGACTGAGCTACCAGGGCGGCAACTGGTACTCGCCCGTCGATGAGACGGCATCGGTAAAAGCCAAAATGGTCGTGTACGACGAAACCAACGCCTTTTCATTGCAATCAGACCCCTTACTGCATGTTCATTTCACGGCTATTTACCGCATCAACCGGAAGAAGCGGACGAGCGAGATTGCCCTGAAACTCCTGAACCTGACGCAGCAACCCGATTTCAGGGGGCACCTTTTTAACCAGCTAGCAAATACTGTCGATCAGGAACGGCCCACCCTGTCTATCCCTAATCTAAGCTACAAAGTGGAATTTTAA
- a CDS encoding IclR family transcriptional regulator, with protein MIQVIHRAFDILEFVAAEPNRPKSLTEVAEAAGLNPGTCANIMKTMVSRRYLDQVGPKKGYCLGSQAYWLTGNTSYRKDILETARPEMAGLTARLNESCLLSVLNGDQRLIIHRELCDQPLQVQTANEKHAYDSASGRLLVSLLNDADLVKFKNRYGLPTAELWEEATSEPAFYSQIKAVRDRGYAFQESTRQVIGYGVGVFRQQEVVASLSVYLPLYRHTPEKAQAVLHDLQRTAQVISQSLTGG; from the coding sequence ATGATTCAAGTTATTCACAGAGCCTTCGACATATTGGAGTTTGTCGCTGCAGAGCCAAACCGCCCTAAATCGTTGACCGAAGTAGCCGAAGCGGCTGGACTGAATCCCGGCACCTGCGCTAACATCATGAAAACGATGGTTAGCCGACGATACCTTGATCAGGTCGGCCCGAAGAAAGGGTATTGCTTAGGATCGCAGGCATATTGGCTCACGGGTAATACTTCGTATCGGAAAGATATTCTCGAAACTGCCCGTCCGGAAATGGCTGGTCTTACCGCCAGATTAAACGAAAGCTGCCTGCTGTCTGTGCTGAACGGCGATCAGCGGCTCATCATTCACCGCGAATTGTGCGATCAGCCACTTCAAGTACAGACGGCCAACGAAAAACACGCCTATGATTCGGCTTCGGGGCGGCTGTTGGTAAGCCTGCTGAACGATGCTGATCTGGTCAAGTTCAAAAATCGTTACGGCCTACCTACAGCCGAACTGTGGGAAGAAGCCACCAGCGAACCGGCGTTTTACAGCCAGATAAAGGCTGTTCGGGATCGTGGTTATGCCTTTCAGGAAAGTACTCGTCAGGTCATTGGCTATGGGGTAGGGGTTTTTCGGCAGCAGGAAGTCGTGGCCAGTTTGAGCGTATATCTGCCATTGTATCGCCACACGCCCGAAAAAGCCCAGGCCGTTCTGCATGATCTTCAGCGAACGGCCCAGGTCATCAGCCAGAGCCTAACGGGTGGTTGA
- a CDS encoding VOC family protein — protein MKLNAGIITDKLLETKQFYTGVLNFGVSFENDFYLLLHTPNQQAELSFLLPNHPSQQPLFHAPFTGSGVYLTIEFDNVDAEYERIRALGVPIAFNLRDEPWGDRHFAITDPNGVNIDLVRYAAPES, from the coding sequence ATGAAACTGAATGCAGGCATCATCACTGACAAGCTGCTGGAAACGAAGCAGTTCTATACCGGCGTACTTAACTTCGGTGTATCGTTCGAGAACGATTTTTACTTATTGCTGCACACGCCCAATCAGCAGGCCGAACTGAGTTTTCTGCTCCCCAATCACCCATCGCAACAGCCACTTTTTCACGCGCCATTTACCGGCAGTGGTGTGTATCTGACCATCGAGTTCGATAACGTAGATGCTGAATACGAACGCATTCGGGCGTTGGGCGTACCCATTGCCTTCAACCTCCGCGACGAACCCTGGGGCGACCGTCATTTTGCCATCACTGACCCCAACGGGGTGAACATCGACCTGGTTCGGTACGCTGCGCCGGAATCGTAA
- the eutC gene encoding ethanolamine ammonia-lyase subunit EutC, with translation MQTDPWTFLQTHTAARIAQGRAGHSLPTRALLDFQLDHACARDAVYAQLDTATLLNACQTLHLTPLLLKSQAVDRRVYLKRPDLGRRLGEASRQTLTNLSKDVFGANEPIDLCLVVADGLSATAVNRHALPVVSGLLETVRSLGWSVGPLCLVEQGRVAVGDEIGHALGAELLVVLIGERPGLSSPDSLGAYLTYRPRPGLTDESRNCVSNIRSGVDSSDGMPYTFAVQKLVYLLTEMKTRQLSGVGLKDEMNTLPTGTERAENS, from the coding sequence ATGCAAACAGATCCCTGGACTTTCCTGCAAACGCACACAGCCGCCCGCATTGCCCAGGGCCGCGCCGGACATAGCCTGCCTACCCGCGCCCTGCTCGACTTTCAGCTCGATCATGCCTGCGCCCGCGACGCCGTGTACGCCCAACTCGATACGGCTACGCTCCTGAACGCCTGTCAAACCCTGCACCTTACCCCCTTACTCCTTAAAAGTCAGGCTGTTGACCGGCGGGTGTATTTGAAGCGGCCCGACTTAGGCCGTCGGCTCGGGGAAGCGTCGAGGCAGACGTTAACTAATTTGTCAAAAGATGTTTTCGGAGCAAACGAACCAATAGACCTGTGCCTTGTGGTTGCCGATGGACTGTCGGCAACAGCGGTCAACCGGCACGCGCTGCCGGTGGTATCGGGGCTGCTGGAAACCGTGCGGTCGTTGGGCTGGTCGGTGGGGCCGCTGTGTCTGGTGGAGCAGGGGCGCGTGGCCGTTGGCGATGAAATCGGTCATGCGCTTGGGGCCGAACTGCTGGTCGTGCTGATTGGCGAGCGGCCCGGCCTGTCGTCGCCCGATAGTCTTGGCGCGTACCTGACCTACCGCCCGCGCCCCGGCCTGACCGACGAATCGCGCAATTGTGTCTCGAACATCCGGTCTGGTGTAGATTCGTCTGACGGTATGCCCTATACGTTTGCCGTTCAGAAGTTAGTGTATCTGCTGACCGAGATGAAAACCCGGCAACTGTCGGGCGTTGGGTTAAAAGATGAGATGAATACGTTGCCCACTGGTACAGAACGTGCCGAAAACTCGTAG